A DNA window from Cydia splendana chromosome 24, ilCydSple1.2, whole genome shotgun sequence contains the following coding sequences:
- the LOC134802446 gene encoding histone chaperone asf1, with protein sequence MAKVHITNVVVLDNPSPFLNPFQFELTFECIEELKEDLEWKMIYVGSAETEEHDQVLDTIYVGPIPEGRHMFVFQAPPPDVTRIPENDALGVTVVLLTCSYRGQEFVRVGYFINNEYTEAEPELRENPPAKPQFDKVVRNILASEPRVTRFKINWAEPDAAAATDSGDGNMETVHGPSNDSYGATFNADSQISALEFGQGSLSGYGDNSNSIAPMEC encoded by the coding sequence ATGGCCAAGGTTCACATAACCAATGTCGTTGTTCTCGACAACCCGAGCCCTTTTCTCAACCCGTTTCAATTCGAATTGACCTTTGAATGCATAGAAGAGCTGAAGGAGGACCTAGAATGGAAGATGATATACGTCGGTTCAGCGGAAACGGAAGAGCACGATCAAGTTTTGGACACGATTTACGTCGGGCCTATACCTGAAGGTAGACACATGTTTGTTTTCCAAGCGCCGCCGCCGGACGTGACCCGTATACCAGAAAATGACGCTTTAGGCGTCACTGTTGTGCTCCTAACGTGTTCATACAGAGGCCAGGAGTTCGTTAGGGTCGgatatttcataaataacgaGTACACAGAAGCGGAACCAGAGTTACGAGAAAATCCGCCGGCGAAGCCTCAGTTTGACAAAGTAGTGAGGAATATCTTAGCTTCTGAGCCTAGAGTGACCAGGTTTAAGATCAATTGGGCGGAGCCCGACGCGGCGGCGGCTACAGACTCGGGTGATGGTAATATGGAAACGGTGCATGGGCCTAGCAATGATTCTTATGGAGCAACATTCAATGCGGACTCTCAAATAAGCGCCCTGGAGTTCGGGCAAGGCAGTTTGAGTGGTTACGGTGATAATTCTAATTCAATAGCGCCTATGGAATGCTGA